One Nitrospirota bacterium genomic window, AAACTTCCAGGCATCGTTGATGTGGATACATCCCTGGAAGTAGGAAAACCAGAGGTACGGGTCTTTATTGACAGGGACAAGACAGCAGACTTAGGAGTTGACATTGCTACATTAGCAGAGTCTGTAAATTTTCTCATTGGCGGCGAAGTTGATGTAACAAAGTTCAAGGACGAGGCAAAAGGCAGAAGATACGATGTCAGAGCGAGACTCAAACCAGAGGACAGATCAAATCCTGATGATATTGGAAGGATTTATGTAAGGTCGAAAGATGGAAGGCTTGTTGAACTTTCAAATATTGTAAGGGTTCAGGAGGCAGGTGGTCCAAGCATAATAAACAGGGCTGACAGGCAGAGGGCTATAACACTCTTTGCAAACCTTGAACTCAAGCCCCTTGGCCAGGCAAAGTCAGAGCTTGATGCCATATCAGCAAAGATTCTTACTCCTGACTATTCCGGAAGATATAAAGGAATGGCTGATATTATGGGCGAATCTTTTGATTATCTGATATTTGCCCTTGTGCTCGGAATTATCCTGGCGTATATGATTCTTGCGTCACAATTCGAGAGCTTTATCCATCCCATAACAGTGCTGCTTTCGATGCCACTTTCATTTATCGGAGCCTTTGGTGCATTACTAATCACAGGCAAGACCCTTAATATCTTTAGTTTTATCGGGCTAATCCTTTTAATGGGTCTTGTAAAAAAGAATGCAATCCTTCTTGTGGACTATACAAACACCCTCAGGGCAAGGGGGATGGAAAGGAGAGAGGCAATACTTCATGCAGGGCCTGTAAGATTACGGCCCATACTCATGACAACCTTTGCCATGGTCTTTGGTATGATGCCTATTGCCCTCGGAATTGGTGAAGGTGCTGAAACCCGTTCACCCATGGCAATTGCAACCATCGGTGGACTTCTGACATCATTATTCCTCACTCTTGTTGTTGTGCCTGTGGCTTATGATCTGTTTGATGATTTGCAGGGGAAGTTTATTAAAAGAAAGTCGAAAGTCGGCAGTCATAAAGCAAATTCTGGAGGTTAAAAATGATATTAAAAGCACTGACCAAATATACAGATATCGGGCTTCTGATTCTCCGTGTAGGCATAGGAATTATGTTCTTATATCATGGTGCTCCAAAATTGTTCGGTGGGCCAGAGAAATGGGAAAAGCTTGGCATGGCAATGAAGTATGTTGGTATTGACTTTGCTCCTGTATTCTGGGGATTCATGGCAGCCTTTTCAGAATTCTTTGGGGGCATCTGTATCATTCTTGGCCTATTTTTCAGGCCAGCCTGCATACTCCTGACAATCACAATGGCTGTTGCTGCAGCAATGCATCTCGGAAAGGGCGAGGGATTGAAAGTCGCATCCCATGCTATAGAGGATGGAATTGTTTTTCTGAGTCTAATCTTCATAGGCCCGGGTAAGTATAGCATTGATAAAAGATGAGCCGTTTTAAAGGTGTTTTATAGGGACAAGAAACAATAAATTCAGTTAGTTAGAGGTATTTTAAAATGAAACAACGGTTAATCATATCTGCAATAATCCTTCTTATAGCAGTCATTCTTTTTTTTGTTTTCTATTACCAGAAAGACAAACGGGATGAGACTATCCGTACAGCCGGAATTATCGAAGGATTGGAGGTGAATCTTTCCTCAAAGGTATCGGGCAGAATTTCAGAGATATGCTGCAATGAGGGCGACAAAGCAGAAGAAGGACAGATTGTTATCAAATTGGAAAGTGAAGACCTCAGGGCAGCAGTAGAACAGGCAATGGCAGGGGTTGAGCGGTCAAAGGCTGATGTAACGGCTTCGGAAGCTGCGATAAAAAATGCAAGGGCAAATATTAGGAGTGCTGAAGCCGAGATAAAGAGTGGGGAGGCTGAAAAGGAAAAGGCACGTGTTCAGATGGAAGAGGCAAAAAGAAAGATGGACAGGGCAAATGCCCTCTATAAAGAGGAACTCATATCAAAAGAAGCCTTTGAAATGGCCACAACCAATTACGATACGTCTGTGGCAACCTATAATTCTTCAGAGGCAAAACTCGCAACAGCTTACTCAAAAAGGGATGCTGCTGTGGCACAACTCAATACAGCAATAAGTCAGCTTGCCTCTGTAAAGGCGAGACTCAAGGAATCACAGGCCAATCTCTCTTTTCACAGATCAAGGCTCAACGACACTATTATAATGTCGCCCATTTCTGGGGTGGTCACATTTAGGGCACTGGAGGAAGGGGAAATAGTTGGTCCGGGTGTAACAATCTTAACAATAGTGGATATGGATAATCTATATGTGAGAGCAGACATAGAGGAGGCCCTGATAGGTGGTGTAGTTCTTAATAGCGAGGCGATTATCAGGGTGGAAGGGATTCCTGATAAAGTATTTAAAGGAAAGGTTTCAGAGATAGGAAGATATGCGGAATTTGCAACACAAAGAGATGTGACCCGTGGAAGACAGGATATTAAGACCTTCAGGGTCAAGATAAGATTGGATGAAACTGGTGGGATATTAAAGCCAGGAATGACCGTTGAAGTAGAAATACCGAAGAAGAAATAAGTATTATGCAAAAGGCTAAAGCTATTGAAGTTTTCGGGATAACAAAGAGGTTCGGCCCGATTACTGCAGTTGATAATGTGAGTTTTGATGTGCTTGAGGGAGAGTTTTTTGGCTTCCTTGGCCCTAATGGAGCAGGTAAAACAACCCTTATCAGGATACTCACCACACTCCTGAAGCCTGCAAGCGGGAGCGCTGTCGTTGCATGTTGTAATGTGGCAAAACAGCCAGATGCTGTGAGACGTGAGATTGGTGTCGTACCTCAGGCCATGACAAGCGACCTTGACCTTACAGCTTATGAGAATATGGACATCTATGGAAGATTCTATGGCATGCCCGATAAGGAAAGAAAGGAGAGGACAAGGTATCTCCTCGATATGGTCGGTCTCACTGCAAGGGCCAATGACCTTGTTGCCACATACTCAGGCGGTATGAGGAGAAGGCTTGAGATTGCAAGGGCACTTGTGCATAAACCAAGGGTTCTTTTTTTAGATGAGCCGACCCTGGGGCTTGACCCCCAGTCCAGGCATGTGGTCTGGGATTTTCTAAGGAAATTCCAGGAAGGAGATTCAATAACCATATTCCTCACAACTCATTATATGGAAGAGGCAGAGTCCCTTTGCAACAGGGTAGCCATAATAGATTCAGGAAAGATTATAGCAATCGGCAGTCCTGATGAGCTTAAGTCTCAGATTCCAGGGAATGATATTATTTCTCTCACCATCGAAAATCTATTAGAAGGCATTGTGGAGGCAATAAAGAATTTACCATTCGTACATAAGATCAATATTGAGGACAGCAGGATCAGGATTTATGTTGACAGCGGTGCACAAAACCTCTCCACGCTCATGGATGTGATTAAGTCCTCTGGAGGAAAGGTTTTATCAGTGGCAATCCACGAGCAATCACTGGAGGATGTCTTCATACACCTTACAGGTAAATCCATAAGGGAAGAGGAGGCAAAGAAGGTGAGCTTTTTAATCGGTGCTGGAGCACCCCGGAAATGGGGGAGATGATGGGATGATATGGTAAGGCTGTTTGCGGTTATAGAAAGGGATTTGAGAAAATTCATGCGAAATCCTGTAGTACTCGCAATGAGTATTGTTATGCCCATTCTCTATCTCGTAATCCTCGGAAATTCATTTCAAGGGAAATTAAAAGACCTCCCCATAGTTGTTGTAAATCAAGACACAGGCCCTTATTCTAATCGCATCATCGAGAACTTACGTGCTATCGAGGCAGGACCAAAAACATTCACCATCATCAGCATAAAAGACCAGAGAAATGCCATTGATAGAGTTAGGGAGGGCAGATATAAGGCGGCTATTATCATACCTCCTGATTTCAGCAAAAGGGTTTCATTAAAGAAAAAACCTTCAGTGGGGATCTTCCTTGACAACACAGACAGCATATCTGCGGAAGCCATAAGAAGCGCAGTGAATGGCGCACTGAGATTTATAGAACCTGATCATGTTTTCATAAGGGAAAAAGTTGATGTTGTTCATCCGAGAGAAATAGACCTCTACAGCAAGGTTGACTATTACCAATCCCTTGTGCCTGGAGTAGTTATTATGGCAATATTCCTGGGCACCCTGACAACCGGGGCCTTTAATCTCGTTATGGATAGATTTCTCGGCATTGATGAGAGCTATCTCCTTACACCAATTTCAAAATTCCATATAGTATCTGGCCTCGCTATAAGCAGTCTTCTGATAACAACTGTGCTCGCTGCTCTAATATTAACTCTCAGCATGGTAATATCTGGCATCCCACTTTCAAGGGGAGTTAGTCAATGCGCTTCCATATTTATAGTGGTGATACTCACAACCCTTTGCCTTTTGAGTATGATGTTTGTTATCCTCGGAAGAGTAAATCATCCGAGGATTGTCGGAATATTAAGCGGATTTCTGAATGTCATACTCTTCTTTCCGAGCGGCGCTGTTTATCCGATTGCAAGTTTCCCTGAATGGCTCAAGGTATTCGCAAAGGTAAATCCTGAAGCATATGCAGTAAATGCATTGAAGTCGATTCTCTTTAAGGATGCAAGTCTCATTAATATTTCAGGTGACATAGCCTTTCTTCTGGTTTTTAGCACTGCAATGATGATAATAGCTATAGCCACATTCAAGAGAACTTTTTAACGTTGCCGGAGGCTGTTACTTCTTCTTTTTCTTTGCAGATGACTTTGATGCAGCCTTTTTAGGGCCGCAGGGTACACCTTTTGGTTTGCAGGCCATATTTATTCCTCCTTTTCTGGATTTTTCCTAAAACGTTCCATACATCCAAAAAATATCATAGCAATCTGTATCTGTCAATAGAAAATGCCTATTTTTAGGCTATAAAGTATAATACTCTCAAGAAAGTTTTTTCAGACTCGTCTGATTTGCCGAGGCGAAAAAGGAGAAAAAATGAGATTGCTTAGAAATCCTTTATCCTTCGTATTGCTTTTATCGGTGGCATTTGTGTCAATTGTATCCGCTGAGACGAGGATACGCTGTGCATCAACCACAAGCACGCAGAACTCAGGATTATTTGATTACATCCTGCCCATATTTGAGAAAAAGACAGGCATAAAGATTGATGTTGTTGCTGTCGGCACTGG contains:
- a CDS encoding HlyD family secretion protein; the protein is MKQRLIISAIILLIAVILFFVFYYQKDKRDETIRTAGIIEGLEVNLSSKVSGRISEICCNEGDKAEEGQIVIKLESEDLRAAVEQAMAGVERSKADVTASEAAIKNARANIRSAEAEIKSGEAEKEKARVQMEEAKRKMDRANALYKEELISKEAFEMATTNYDTSVATYNSSEAKLATAYSKRDAAVAQLNTAISQLASVKARLKESQANLSFHRSRLNDTIIMSPISGVVTFRALEEGEIVGPGVTILTIVDMDNLYVRADIEEALIGGVVLNSEAIIRVEGIPDKVFKGKVSEIGRYAEFATQRDVTRGRQDIKTFRVKIRLDETGGILKPGMTVEVEIPKKK
- a CDS encoding ABC transporter permease: MVRLFAVIERDLRKFMRNPVVLAMSIVMPILYLVILGNSFQGKLKDLPIVVVNQDTGPYSNRIIENLRAIEAGPKTFTIISIKDQRNAIDRVREGRYKAAIIIPPDFSKRVSLKKKPSVGIFLDNTDSISAEAIRSAVNGALRFIEPDHVFIREKVDVVHPREIDLYSKVDYYQSLVPGVVIMAIFLGTLTTGAFNLVMDRFLGIDESYLLTPISKFHIVSGLAISSLLITTVLAALILTLSMVISGIPLSRGVSQCASIFIVVILTTLCLLSMMFVILGRVNHPRIVGILSGFLNVILFFPSGAVYPIASFPEWLKVFAKVNPEAYAVNALKSILFKDASLINISGDIAFLLVFSTAMMIIAIATFKRTF
- a CDS encoding DoxX family protein yields the protein MILKALTKYTDIGLLILRVGIGIMFLYHGAPKLFGGPEKWEKLGMAMKYVGIDFAPVFWGFMAAFSEFFGGICIILGLFFRPACILLTITMAVAAAMHLGKGEGLKVASHAIEDGIVFLSLIFIGPGKYSIDKR
- a CDS encoding ATP-binding cassette domain-containing protein gives rise to the protein MQKAKAIEVFGITKRFGPITAVDNVSFDVLEGEFFGFLGPNGAGKTTLIRILTTLLKPASGSAVVACCNVAKQPDAVRREIGVVPQAMTSDLDLTAYENMDIYGRFYGMPDKERKERTRYLLDMVGLTARANDLVATYSGGMRRRLEIARALVHKPRVLFLDEPTLGLDPQSRHVVWDFLRKFQEGDSITIFLTTHYMEEAESLCNRVAIIDSGKIIAIGSPDELKSQIPGNDIISLTIENLLEGIVEAIKNLPFVHKINIEDSRIRIYVDSGAQNLSTLMDVIKSSGGKVLSVAIHEQSLEDVFIHLTGKSIREEEAKKVSFLIGAGAPRKWGR